In one window of Hymenobacter nivis DNA:
- a CDS encoding response regulator transcription factor — MKTPHILIVDDEPNIVMSLEFLMRKNGYRVGIARNGTEALAAIAETPFDLVLLDVMMPDVDGYQVCQQLRQRPDRAATKVVFLSAKSRDADVQKGYDVGADLYVPKPFSTRQLMEKVRELLANGI; from the coding sequence ATGAAAACGCCCCACATCCTCATCGTCGACGACGAGCCCAATATCGTCATGTCGCTCGAATTTTTGATGCGCAAGAACGGCTACCGGGTGGGCATTGCCCGCAATGGCACCGAAGCGCTGGCCGCCATCGCCGAAACGCCTTTCGACCTGGTGCTACTCGACGTAATGATGCCCGACGTGGACGGCTACCAGGTGTGCCAGCAGCTGCGCCAGCGCCCCGACCGTGCCGCCACCAAGGTCGTGTTCCTCTCGGCCAAAAGCCGCGATGCCGACGTGCAAAAAGGCTACGACGTGGGGGCGGATTTGTACGTGCCCAAGCCCTTCAGCACCCGCCAGCTGATGGAAAAAGTGCGGGAGCTGCTGGCTAACGGCATTTAG
- a CDS encoding ATP-binding protein has product MNLTDNDLITTPVTLTNCDREPIHIPGAIQPYGFLLCLDPATQLIVQASANTEALVGLAAEDLLGGGLGQLLGPARLAEVAGCLATLTETAQLLGARLETVAGQPYYKLIMHRYDELLWVEFEPVVETDAAPLDLAFLNAALGQMLAAPTVLDFCQHAAEQVRAITGFDRVAIYRFAPDESGEIIAEATAPDLPPWLGLHYPASDIPQQARAMYLKNWLRFIPDAAYQPVPLVPGLRPATGRPPDMTYAVLRSVSPIHLEYLHHMGSAATLTISLIDEGQLWGMITCHHRTPRLVGFELRELCQFIGKTFSALIAGKVRADQRADQLHVRERLAQLLERVSRADDFVEALAQPGPTIQEVFGCGGAAVCFGGEVQLLGDTPTEAQVRKLLAWLSENAPGPLFHTDSLAAHYPTGGPALRATASGLIAAALADAPGHYLLWFRPEVVQTVTWAGQNDKPQLLADGQIFLSPRQSFEAWKQLVEYTAAPWQPLELAAAHEIRQHVTDLQLKAFNELQARTLSLSALNTALERSNDELDSFAYVASHDLKEPLRGIHNYSLFLLEDYAAQLDADGVQKLQTLVRLSHRMEGLIESLLQLSRVGHTDLVVMDVDANEVLAEAADLLRPRFEQTDTQLVVAGAPWPTVRGDRVRLLEVFSNLLSNAMKYNDRPTKTITVGQGPAAPGGPAAAVDLGQYFLFYVRDNGIGIDAKHHGNIFKLFKRLHGQEKYGGGTGAGLAIAKKMVEKHGGQLWVESALGYGATFYFTLPKTI; this is encoded by the coding sequence ATGAACTTGACCGACAACGACTTGATAACCACCCCCGTCACCCTCACCAACTGCGACCGGGAGCCGATTCATATTCCCGGGGCCATCCAGCCCTACGGCTTTTTGCTGTGCCTCGACCCCGCCACCCAGCTAATTGTGCAGGCCAGCGCCAATACCGAGGCCCTGGTGGGCCTAGCCGCCGAAGACCTGCTGGGCGGCGGCCTGGGCCAGCTGCTGGGCCCCGCCCGGCTAGCCGAGGTGGCGGGCTGCCTGGCCACGCTCACCGAAACGGCCCAGCTGCTGGGGGCCCGGCTGGAAACGGTGGCCGGCCAGCCGTACTACAAGCTCATTATGCACCGCTACGACGAGCTGCTGTGGGTGGAGTTTGAGCCGGTGGTCGAAACCGACGCTGCGCCCCTCGACCTGGCCTTCCTGAACGCGGCCCTGGGCCAGATGCTGGCCGCGCCCACGGTACTCGATTTTTGCCAGCATGCCGCGGAGCAGGTGCGCGCCATCACGGGCTTCGACCGGGTGGCCATCTACCGGTTTGCGCCCGACGAGAGCGGCGAAATCATTGCCGAGGCCACCGCCCCCGACCTGCCCCCCTGGCTGGGCCTGCACTACCCAGCGTCCGACATTCCGCAGCAGGCGCGGGCCATGTACCTCAAAAACTGGCTCCGCTTCATCCCCGATGCGGCATACCAGCCGGTGCCACTGGTGCCCGGCCTCCGCCCCGCCACCGGCCGGCCGCCCGACATGACCTACGCCGTGCTGCGCAGCGTGTCGCCCATCCACCTCGAATACCTGCACCACATGGGCTCGGCGGCCACCCTGACGATTTCGCTCATCGACGAAGGCCAGCTGTGGGGCATGATAACGTGCCACCACCGCACGCCCCGGCTCGTGGGCTTCGAGTTGCGCGAGCTGTGCCAGTTCATCGGCAAAACGTTCTCGGCCCTGATTGCCGGCAAGGTGCGCGCCGACCAGCGCGCCGACCAGCTGCACGTGCGCGAGCGGCTGGCGCAGCTGCTGGAGCGCGTGAGCCGGGCCGACGATTTTGTGGAGGCCCTGGCCCAGCCGGGCCCCACCATCCAGGAGGTGTTCGGCTGCGGCGGAGCGGCCGTATGCTTCGGCGGCGAGGTGCAGTTACTGGGTGATACGCCCACTGAAGCGCAGGTGCGCAAGCTGTTGGCCTGGCTCTCGGAAAACGCCCCGGGGCCCCTGTTCCACACCGACTCGCTGGCCGCCCACTACCCGACGGGAGGGCCGGCGCTGCGGGCCACAGCCAGCGGCCTTATCGCCGCGGCCCTGGCCGACGCGCCCGGCCACTACCTGCTCTGGTTCCGGCCCGAGGTAGTGCAAACCGTAACCTGGGCCGGCCAGAACGACAAGCCCCAGCTACTGGCCGATGGGCAGATTTTCCTGTCCCCACGCCAGTCGTTCGAGGCCTGGAAGCAGCTGGTGGAGTATACTGCCGCGCCCTGGCAGCCCCTGGAGCTGGCCGCAGCCCACGAAATCCGCCAGCACGTGACCGATCTGCAGCTCAAGGCTTTCAACGAGCTGCAGGCCCGCACCCTGAGCTTGAGCGCGCTCAACACGGCCCTGGAGCGCAGCAACGACGAGCTGGATTCGTTTGCCTACGTGGCCTCGCACGACCTCAAGGAGCCGCTGCGGGGCATCCACAACTATTCGCTGTTTTTGCTAGAAGACTACGCCGCGCAGCTCGACGCCGACGGCGTGCAAAAGCTCCAGACGTTGGTACGCCTGAGCCATCGCATGGAGGGCCTGATTGAGTCGCTGCTCCAGCTCTCGCGGGTGGGCCACACCGACCTGGTAGTGATGGACGTGGACGCCAACGAGGTACTGGCCGAAGCCGCCGACCTGCTGCGCCCACGCTTCGAGCAAACCGACACCCAGCTGGTGGTGGCCGGGGCCCCGTGGCCCACCGTGCGCGGCGACCGGGTGCGGCTGCTGGAGGTGTTCAGCAACCTACTGAGCAACGCCATGAAGTACAACGACCGGCCCACCAAAACCATAACCGTGGGCCAGGGCCCCGCCGCGCCCGGCGGCCCCGCGGCGGCCGTTGACCTCGGTCAATATTTTTTGTTTTACGTACGCGACAACGGCATTGGCATCGATGCTAAGCACCACGGCAATATCTTTAAGCTCTTCAAGCGCCTGCACGGCCAGGAAAAATACGGCGGGGGCACGGGCGCGGGCTTGGCCATTGCTAAAAAAATGGTCGAAAAGCACGGCGGCCAACTGTGGGTGGAATCGGCCCTCGGCTATGGCGCTACGTTCTACTTTACCCTTCCAAAGACTATTTAA
- a CDS encoding response regulator, with the protein MYNALKPVLVVEDNAEDFTALNRAFRKHALQNPVLRCEDGDQALEYLQGYGQAAGWPQVLPAIVLLDLNLPGTDGRAVLEMVKNDPRLRSIPIIVFSTSSSASDIDTCYQLGANSYLTKTIQYGAMEEKIGVTIKYWLRAAELPQALQV; encoded by the coding sequence ATGTATAACGCTCTAAAACCGGTGCTCGTGGTGGAAGATAACGCCGAGGATTTTACGGCCCTGAACCGGGCCTTCCGCAAGCACGCGCTGCAAAACCCGGTGCTGCGCTGCGAAGACGGCGACCAGGCCCTGGAGTACCTGCAAGGCTACGGCCAGGCCGCGGGCTGGCCCCAGGTGCTGCCCGCGATTGTGCTGCTCGACCTGAACCTGCCCGGCACCGACGGCCGGGCCGTGCTGGAAATGGTAAAGAACGACCCGCGGCTGCGCTCCATCCCAATCATCGTGTTCAGCACCTCCAGCAGCGCGAGCGATATTGACACCTGCTACCAACTGGGGGCCAACAGCTACCTGACCAAGACCATCCAGTACGGGGCCATGGAAGAAAAAATCGGGGTCACCATCAAGTACTGGCTCAGAGCCGCGGAGTTGCCGCAGGCGTTGCAAGTTTGA
- a CDS encoding hybrid sensor histidine kinase/response regulator — translation MKKILLVEDDKQDQALYKRYLSQHMGHERLEFIEAATGEEARSQFLVHRPDCVLLDYKLPDADGLDVLAELLLLAPPKSLCVVIVTGGGNEALAVRALNNGALDYLVKQQFDAALLYKTVLHAIEKNEWRQYEARYHNEVRAVNQQLRESLDALIETRQEIILKNAQFVAANVELAATNVELARSNRDLDNFVYAASHDLKQPVNNLRGLFDELRRSATFHDPEETEVLRLVDASLLDLHATITDLAATVQAERTLGGPVPEPVALAELVAEVVAALGPQVQALQARVHTDFGALPGLPYVRSTLRTILLNLLGNALKYCHPGRAPQVWLRTAWAAGQPVLEVQDNGLGIDLARHGAELFQLFHRFHPHSAPGTGVGLFLVNRLVQAQGGHIEVTSQEGQGTTFRLYLQGPA, via the coding sequence GTGAAGAAAATTCTCCTCGTTGAAGACGATAAGCAGGACCAGGCGCTCTATAAGCGCTACCTAAGCCAGCACATGGGGCACGAGCGGCTCGAGTTTATCGAAGCAGCCACAGGCGAAGAGGCCAGGAGCCAGTTTCTGGTACACCGGCCCGACTGCGTGCTGCTCGACTACAAACTACCCGACGCCGACGGCCTCGACGTACTGGCCGAGCTGCTGCTGCTGGCTCCGCCCAAAAGCCTGTGCGTGGTGATAGTGACGGGCGGCGGCAACGAAGCGCTGGCCGTGCGCGCCCTCAACAACGGGGCCCTCGACTACCTGGTGAAGCAGCAGTTCGACGCCGCGCTGCTGTACAAAACGGTGTTGCACGCCATTGAGAAGAATGAGTGGCGGCAGTATGAGGCCCGCTACCACAACGAGGTGCGCGCCGTGAACCAGCAGCTGCGCGAATCACTGGACGCGCTGATAGAAACGCGCCAGGAAATCATCCTCAAAAATGCCCAGTTCGTGGCCGCTAACGTCGAGCTGGCCGCCACCAACGTTGAGCTGGCCCGCTCCAACCGCGACCTCGACAACTTCGTGTACGCGGCCTCGCACGACCTCAAGCAGCCGGTGAACAACCTGCGCGGCCTCTTCGACGAGCTGCGCCGCAGCGCCACCTTCCACGACCCCGAAGAAACCGAAGTGCTGCGCCTGGTCGATGCCTCGCTGCTCGACCTGCACGCCACCATCACCGACCTGGCGGCTACCGTGCAGGCCGAGCGCACGCTCGGCGGACCGGTTCCCGAGCCGGTGGCCTTGGCCGAGCTGGTGGCCGAGGTGGTGGCTGCCCTGGGGCCCCAGGTGCAGGCGTTGCAAGCCCGGGTGCACACCGATTTTGGGGCCCTGCCCGGGCTGCCCTACGTGCGCAGCACCCTGCGTACCATCCTGCTCAACCTGCTGGGCAATGCCTTAAAGTACTGCCACCCCGGCCGGGCCCCGCAGGTGTGGCTGCGCACGGCATGGGCCGCCGGCCAGCCCGTGCTGGAAGTGCAGGACAATGGCCTAGGCATCGATCTGGCGCGCCACGGCGCCGAGCTGTTCCAGCTCTTCCACCGCTTCCACCCCCACTCGGCCCCCGGCACCGGCGTGGGCCTGTTCCTGGTCAACCGCCTGGTGCAGGCCCAGGGCGGCCACATCGAAGTCACCAGCCAGGAAGGCCAGGGCACTACGTTCCGGCTGTACTTGCAGGGCCCGGCGTAG
- a CDS encoding AMP-binding protein — translation MKPVCSYAATHATSLADPAGFWLAQARHLAWHRPPTGALSQDEANGAHRWFADGTLNTSYLCLDHHVAQGRGPQAALIFDSPVTQTLSTYTYAQLLNLTARFAGGLRKLGVEMGDRVIIYMPNLPEAVIAMLACARLGAIHSVVFGGFAPHELAVRIDDAQPKIIVCASGGMEFDRIIPYKPLVDEAIEKAKHKPAHVVVHQRRFVTAEMQSGRDIEFFKMYWNEPVPAVPVPATHPLYILYTSGTTGRPKGVVRDHGGHAVALRFSMEAIYDLDPGDVIFTGSDIGWAVGSSYIVYGPLLRGCTSVLFEGKPVRTPDAGTFWRLVAQHRVNVLFTAPTAIRAIKKEDPEGLLAKNYDLRSLRHLFLAGERCDPATFAWSQQVLGVPVVDHWWQTESGWPMLATLVGLAAMGPPRAGSAGFPVPGFDVQVLDEAGQPVPAGTTGLVAVRLPLPPGCFPALWQDEARYRAYHDVFPGYYLSGDGGYRDADGYCYIMGRTDDVINVAGHRLSTGEMEEILAAHPAVAECAVLGIADALRGQVPVGLVVLKDGQTVGEGPLERELVAAVRARIGALACFRQVLVVQRLPKTRSGKILRKTLRQLADGEAFALPATIDDPRILDEIRADLQRRGVGQAFEPGPPA, via the coding sequence ATGAAACCTGTCTGCTCCTACGCCGCTACCCACGCCACCAGCCTAGCCGACCCCGCCGGGTTTTGGCTGGCCCAGGCCCGCCACCTGGCCTGGCACCGCCCGCCCACCGGGGCCCTGAGCCAGGACGAAGCCAACGGGGCTCACCGCTGGTTTGCTGACGGCACCCTGAATACGTCGTATCTCTGCCTCGATCACCACGTAGCGCAGGGGCGGGGGCCCCAGGCTGCGTTGATTTTTGACTCGCCGGTGACGCAAACTCTTAGCACCTATACCTATGCGCAGTTGCTGAATCTGACGGCCCGTTTCGCTGGGGGGCTGCGTAAATTGGGCGTCGAAATGGGTGATCGGGTCATCATCTACATGCCTAACTTGCCCGAGGCCGTCATCGCCATGCTGGCCTGCGCCCGGCTGGGGGCCATCCACTCGGTGGTGTTTGGGGGCTTCGCGCCACACGAGCTGGCGGTGCGCATTGACGACGCTCAACCCAAGATCATCGTTTGCGCCTCGGGCGGGATGGAATTCGACCGCATCATTCCCTACAAGCCGCTGGTGGACGAAGCCATCGAAAAAGCGAAGCACAAGCCCGCCCATGTAGTGGTTCATCAGCGTCGCTTTGTAACTGCTGAAATGCAATCTGGTAGGGACATCGAATTTTTTAAAATGTATTGGAACGAGCCCGTGCCAGCCGTGCCCGTGCCGGCCACGCACCCGCTCTACATCCTCTACACCAGCGGCACCACCGGGCGGCCCAAGGGCGTAGTGCGCGACCACGGCGGCCACGCCGTGGCTCTGCGCTTCAGCATGGAGGCCATTTACGATTTGGACCCCGGCGACGTCATTTTTACCGGCTCCGACATTGGGTGGGCCGTGGGCAGCAGCTACATCGTGTACGGGCCCTTGCTGCGGGGCTGCACGTCGGTGCTATTCGAGGGCAAGCCCGTGCGCACCCCCGACGCCGGCACGTTCTGGCGCCTGGTGGCGCAGCACCGCGTCAACGTGCTCTTCACGGCCCCCACGGCCATCCGGGCCATCAAAAAAGAAGACCCCGAGGGCCTGCTGGCTAAAAACTACGACCTCCGCAGCCTGCGCCACCTGTTCCTGGCCGGCGAGCGCTGCGACCCCGCCACCTTTGCCTGGTCCCAGCAGGTGCTGGGCGTGCCCGTGGTGGACCACTGGTGGCAAACCGAGTCGGGCTGGCCCATGCTGGCCACGCTGGTGGGCCTGGCCGCAATGGGGCCCCCGCGCGCCGGCAGCGCCGGGTTCCCGGTGCCGGGCTTCGATGTGCAGGTGCTCGACGAGGCTGGCCAACCGGTGCCTGCTGGCACCACCGGCCTGGTTGCCGTGCGCCTGCCGCTGCCTCCGGGCTGCTTTCCGGCTCTGTGGCAGGATGAGGCCCGCTACCGCGCCTACCACGACGTGTTTCCGGGCTACTACCTGAGCGGCGACGGCGGCTACCGCGACGCCGACGGCTACTGCTACATCATGGGCCGCACCGACGACGTGATTAATGTGGCCGGCCACCGCCTGAGCACCGGCGAGATGGAGGAAATATTGGCCGCCCACCCCGCCGTGGCCGAGTGCGCCGTGCTGGGCATTGCCGATGCCCTGCGCGGCCAGGTGCCGGTGGGCCTGGTGGTGCTGAAGGACGGCCAAACGGTGGGCGAGGGCCCCTTGGAGCGCGAGCTAGTGGCGGCGGTGCGCGCCCGCATTGGGGCCCTGGCCTGCTTTCGCCAAGTGCTGGTGGTGCAGCGCCTGCCCAAAACCCGCTCCGGTAAAATCCTCCGCAAAACCCTGCGCCAGCTCGCCGACGGCGAAGCTTTTGCCCTGCCCGCTACCATCGACGACCCGCGCATCCTCGACGAAATCCGCGCCGACTTGCAGCGGCGCGGCGTGGGCCAGGCCTTCGAACCCGGCCCGCCGGCCTAG
- a CDS encoding biliverdin-producing heme oxygenase, which produces MSTPSETPAIMLRLRHETRPYHDALEQQAFNRALAAGAPTAAGTAQFLARMYGFLQPYETTLRAHAADFSPAWDLAERFRAHLILEDLPETPGAPTPPLCPAMPPLRTRAQLLGTMYVMEGSTLGGQVIARQLATAGIPLRHYFTGHGARTGPLWKSFCQQLAEAAPAAGPDDVVAAASRAFHHLDAWLNQP; this is translated from the coding sequence TTGTCCACTCCCTCCGAAACACCGGCCATCATGCTGCGGCTGCGCCACGAAACCCGCCCCTACCACGACGCCCTGGAGCAGCAGGCCTTCAACCGGGCCCTGGCGGCGGGCGCGCCCACAGCGGCCGGCACGGCGCAGTTCCTGGCCAGGATGTACGGCTTCTTGCAGCCCTACGAAACGACCCTGCGCGCCCACGCGGCCGACTTTTCACCGGCCTGGGACCTGGCCGAGCGGTTCCGTGCCCACCTCATCTTGGAAGATTTGCCGGAGACGCCCGGGGCCCCTACCCCGCCGCTGTGCCCGGCCATGCCGCCGCTGCGCACCCGCGCCCAGCTGCTGGGCACCATGTACGTCATGGAGGGCTCGACGCTGGGCGGGCAGGTCATTGCGCGGCAGCTGGCCACGGCCGGCATCCCGTTGCGCCATTACTTCACGGGCCATGGCGCGCGCACGGGGCCCCTGTGGAAATCCTTTTGCCAGCAGCTGGCCGAGGCTGCCCCGGCCGCGGGCCCCGACGACGTGGTGGCCGCCGCCAGCCGCGCCTTTCACCACCTCGACGCCTGGCTGAATCAACCATGA
- the acs gene encoding acetate--CoA ligase, whose product MHTRIRTLEEYHADYQQSIEDPDAFWAEAAEAFTWRKKWNTVRGGDFSPAGESTWYAGATLNITENCLDRHLAQRANKLAIVFEPNDPKTRHLRLTYRELHQRVCQFANVLKQNGVQKGDRVVLYLPMIPALAIAVLACARIGAVHGVIFAGFSATAVADRINDADAAFVLTADGLDRGAKQIPVKSVVDKALEHCPSVRRVIVVEHTGWPVELKEGRDVWYHDEVKSVSNDCPAEEMAAEDPLFILYTSGSTGKPKGVVHTQAGYMVWADYTFRNVFQVEENDMHWCTADIGWVTGHTYGLYGPLLAGSTTLLFEGVPTFPSPGRFWEVIDKHHVTIFYTAPTAIRSLMATPIDHVLAYSLSSLRVLGSVGEPINEEAWHWYDQHVGKGRCPIVDTWWQTETGGIMISALAGITPSVPARAGLPLPGVQPVLLNQDGSEIEGNDQEGYLVIKGSWPGVIRTTWGDHERARQTYFAPYPGYYFTGDGARRDEKGLYRIIGRVDDVINVSGHRFGTAEIENAINQSDYVVESAVVGYPHDVKGQGIYAYVICQHGVPTTDLDLQMAEASIIEAVVAEIGRIAKPDKIQFVSGLPKTRSGKIMRRILRKVAEGETTNLGDVTTLLDPLVVEEILAGRK is encoded by the coding sequence ATGCACACTCGCATCCGCACCCTCGAAGAGTACCACGCCGACTACCAGCAGTCCATCGAAGACCCCGACGCCTTCTGGGCCGAAGCCGCCGAGGCCTTCACTTGGCGTAAAAAGTGGAATACCGTGCGCGGCGGCGACTTTTCGCCAGCCGGCGAAAGTACCTGGTACGCCGGGGCTACCCTCAACATCACCGAAAACTGCCTTGACCGCCACCTCGCCCAGCGTGCCAACAAGCTGGCCATCGTCTTCGAGCCCAACGACCCCAAAACCCGGCACCTGCGCCTCACCTACCGCGAGCTGCACCAGCGAGTGTGCCAGTTTGCCAACGTCCTCAAGCAAAACGGCGTGCAGAAGGGCGACCGTGTGGTCCTCTACCTGCCTATGATCCCGGCCCTGGCCATTGCCGTGCTGGCCTGCGCCCGCATCGGGGCGGTTCACGGGGTCATTTTTGCCGGCTTCTCGGCCACCGCCGTCGCCGACCGCATCAACGATGCTGATGCCGCCTTCGTCCTCACTGCCGACGGCCTCGACCGGGGCGCAAAGCAAATCCCGGTGAAGAGCGTGGTCGATAAGGCGCTGGAACACTGCCCCAGCGTGCGCCGCGTCATTGTGGTAGAGCACACCGGCTGGCCCGTTGAGTTGAAAGAGGGCCGCGACGTATGGTATCACGACGAAGTAAAAAGCGTATCCAACGACTGCCCCGCCGAAGAAATGGCCGCCGAGGACCCGCTCTTCATCCTTTACACCAGCGGCAGTACCGGCAAGCCCAAGGGCGTGGTGCACACCCAGGCCGGCTACATGGTCTGGGCCGATTATACGTTTCGTAACGTCTTTCAGGTCGAGGAAAACGACATGCATTGGTGCACCGCCGACATCGGCTGGGTCACGGGCCACACCTACGGGCTGTACGGGCCGCTGCTGGCCGGCAGCACCACGCTTTTGTTCGAGGGCGTGCCTACGTTCCCGTCGCCGGGCCGCTTCTGGGAGGTGATTGATAAGCACCACGTCACCATTTTTTACACCGCGCCCACCGCCATCCGTAGCCTCATGGCCACGCCGATTGACCACGTGCTGGCCTACTCGCTCAGCAGCTTGCGCGTACTGGGCTCGGTGGGCGAGCCCATCAATGAAGAGGCTTGGCATTGGTACGACCAGCACGTGGGCAAGGGTCGCTGCCCCATCGTGGACACGTGGTGGCAGACCGAAACCGGCGGCATCATGATTTCGGCCCTGGCCGGCATCACGCCCAGCGTGCCCGCCCGCGCCGGCCTGCCGCTGCCCGGCGTGCAGCCCGTGCTGCTGAACCAGGACGGCTCCGAAATCGAAGGCAACGACCAGGAGGGCTACCTGGTCATCAAGGGCAGCTGGCCGGGTGTAATCCGCACCACCTGGGGCGACCACGAGCGCGCCCGCCAGACCTACTTCGCGCCCTACCCGGGCTACTACTTCACCGGCGACGGGGCCCGGCGCGACGAAAAGGGCCTCTACCGCATCATTGGCCGCGTCGATGACGTGATTAACGTGAGTGGCCACCGCTTCGGCACGGCTGAAATTGAGAACGCCATCAACCAGAGCGACTACGTGGTGGAAAGCGCCGTGGTGGGCTACCCGCACGACGTGAAGGGCCAGGGTATCTACGCCTACGTCATCTGCCAGCACGGCGTGCCCACCACCGACCTCGACCTGCAAATGGCCGAAGCCAGCATCATCGAGGCCGTGGTGGCCGAAATTGGCCGCATCGCCAAGCCCGACAAGATTCAATTCGTGAGCGGCCTGCCTAAAACCCGCTCCGGCAAAATCATGCGCCGCATTCTGCGCAAAGTGGCAGAGGGCGAAACCACCAATCTCGGCGACGTTACCACGCTGCTCGATCCGCTGGTGGTGGAGGAAATATTGGCCGGCCGCAAGTAA